GGGCGGGCACCGAGACCTTCGTGCTGGGTGGGCATCAGGTCACCGGGCAGGAGGGCACGAGTCACCACGTCTCGGTGCAGGGCGGCCTGACGGGCGCGGAGAACGGCGCCGAGTGGCGTCTCGCCGAGGGGGTGGCGGCCGGCCGGAATTTGGGCAGCGGCGACACTACGGCGTCCACGCTGGTCGGCACCGTCGAACGCAACGCGCACACCTCCCGCAAGAGCCCGCTCTATCTGGTGCAGTGCGATCTGGTGGTGCGCATGGTCGCCGAGGTCGCGGTGACGGGCGGCGGCCCGTACGTGGCGCGCGGTGGCCGTACGGTGCCGGGGGCGGTCGCGGTGTGGCTGACCGAACGTCAGCTACGGGCGGCGGGGCTGAAGGTACCGGGCGAACAGGGGCGCGAGGACGCGGCCTCCGGTTCGGGCACGACGTCGGCGAAGACGTCCGGAAAGTCCGGGAAATCCGAGAACTCCGGGATCTCCGACAAGTCCTCGCGGCCTGCCGGGACGGCACGGGCCGGGGCGGAGACGGAGACCTCGGCCGCGGCCACCTCGGCCTTCGGCGGTGCTCCGAAGAGCGCGCCCCTGGTGCCCCCGGCCCCGGTTCCCGCGCTGGCCGAGTCGCTTCCGCTCGGCTTCGGCATGATCGAGGACCTGCCCGACTTCGTGCCGCTGCTGGAGGGGATCCGGGGGCGCCTCGGTGCCTCCCTCGCGGACGACCTGCTGCCGCGTACCCATCTGTCGGACCGCAACGACAATGTGCAGCGGCTGCTACGGGTGCTCGACCGGGACGGCTCGGCGGGCCTGTTGTCGAGCGCGATGGACGGCGGGGTGGGCGTCGAGCTGCTCGACGGGCGCAAACGGCCCTACCGGGCGCTGTTCCGTATCCGCAGGACCGGGCGGGGCAGCTATGTGGAGACCGCGTCCGACGGCCGGGACATGGAGTACATCACCTCCGCCGCCGCCCAGCGGGCCACCGCGCACGACGAGAGCGACAGCCGGGGCGTCGAGGCGGTCCTGGCCGGTTCCGGGAAACCCGACGGGGGCGCGGGCCAGTTGAAGAGCGTCGGCGCCGCCGCGGGGCTCGGTCTCGGCGCGAGCGACTCGCGGCGCTCCGTGGGTGTCGGGCGTGCCCAGCTGGGCGTGAAGACCGTCGCGGAGGCGGCGTCCGCCCCGTCGGCCCGGATGAACGTGCCGATCGAGGCGACCCTGGAGGTGTTCTCCGGCAACCGCCGACTGGCCCTCGCGCCGTTGAAGGGCCTGAGCCTGACCCACCGGGTGCTCGCCGCGGATCTGCGTGCGCTGTCGCAGCTCGCCCCGGTACCGCCCCAGCAGGTCGGTGTGCACGCGGTGGCCGCCGCGGACGCGGGTGCCGACCGGCTCGGTCCCTGGCGCGACTCCGGGGTCCGGCTGCCGATGGAGGCCCAGGTCAACGGGTTCCGGGGGACGCCCAGGGTGCGGCAGGCGGTCGACGACGCGGTCCAGCGGGCGGGCGGCGGCGCGCGGTTCCGCACCGGCGGCGAGGCCGCGTATCACCTGTTGCGCGAGGCCGTCTCCACGGAGTGGCTGATCGCGGCGCTGCCGCTGCTGACCGCCGCGGGCGTCGACCTTCCGCCGGTGCACGCGACCGGCGCGTCGGGCCAGGACCTGCGCGCCTCGCTGCACGCCCGGCTGCGCGGCGGCCGGGTGCTGGGCGTGGGCGACAAGATGACCTTCGAGACGGTCGCGCAGAGCGGGCTGGACGCGCCGCGCCCGGCGGGTACCGACGGCCAGCAGGCCAACGAGCACGGCCGGTCGGCGCGCGGCCTGCTCGGCGCGGGGGTGTTGAACGCGGACGAGTTCCGGATGAACCAGCTCCTCGGCACCGTGGACGGTTCCGGCAGCGCCACCGCGACCGCCGCCAACGCCGCCGGTTCGATACCGCTGCACAAGCCCAAGGCCGAGTCGGTGCTGGTGCAGTTCACGCTGGACGTGCGGGCGGTGGCGGAGGTGAGCGACCGGGTGCGTTCGGGCCGCCGCGCGACGGCCGTGCAGGAGGTCACGCTGCCGGAGCCGGTGGTCGTCCGGATGCCCGCGCCCGCGGTGCGGCGCATGCTGGCCGACGCGGCGAACGCCGGGCGTCTGCGGGATCCGGGGGGTCACCTGGCCTGATGCGTCGGGCGCGGCGGTGCCGTCCTGCCGGGTCGGGGGCGCCGCCGGCGTGGACGACGAGCCTGCCGCCTTCCGCTACCGGGCCGCGCGGTCCGGTACACCCCCATCCACGTTCCGCCGCCGGACGTTCCCCGGCGGGCCTCCGGCGCCGAGGAGACCAGGTCCCTCGACGGCCGGTGCGCGGGTCAGAGCTTGGCGCCGAAGTTCTGTGTCCACCACGGGCCGCCGGACCCGTCGTGGATTCCCACGCCGATGTTCTTGAAGGAGCAGTTCAGGATGTTGGCCCGGTGGCCTTCGCTGTTCATCCAGGACGTCATCACCGACGCGGCCGTCTGCTGCCCCTTGGCTATGTTCTCGCCGTACGTGGACCAGCGGTACCCGGCGGCCGTGATGCGCCGGCCGGGGTCGGCGCCGTCGGGGTTGGTGTGGTCGAAGAAGTCGCGGGCGGCCATGTCGTCCGAGTGGCCCTGTGCGGCGTCGCGCAGCAGGCTGTCCTCCGTGAGGGGGCCGCAGCCTGCCGTCGCCCGCTCCTTGTTCACCAGTGCGATCACCTGGGTCGAGAGATCCGACGAACCCGCCTGCACGGTCGGCGTCTCGGAAGCGGTCCGCTTCGGCTCGGTCGACTTCGCCGGAGCCGCCGCGACCGCGGTCCTGCTGGGGCGGGGCGTCGGTGAGGCGCTCGCACTCGGCGACTTGGACGCGGACGCCGTCGGGGACGGGGACGGGGACGGCGAGCTGCTGCGGGCGCTGTCCGGCGTGGGGTGGTCCGAGGCGAGTGCGTCGTTCGCGGGCTGGACTGCGGTGCTCTCCCCCGTCCCGCCGTCCGGCTGCGTGCCGAAGTAGTAGAGGCCGCCGCCGGCCACGCAGGCGGCCACGACCGCGCCGCCGACCGCCCGTCGGCGGGTGCGGCGCCTGCGACGGGCGTCGGTGCGGGAGGTGGTGCGGTCCTTCGTGGCACGGTGGTTCAGCGCCGGGACGGACCCGCCCAGATCCTCGTCCCCGGCGAGCGGGGACGCCGAGCCGACCACGGCGATGGTGTCGGCGGCGGAGTTCGTCCTCGCCAGGAGCGCGGACGACGCCGCGACCAGCGCCAGACCGGCCAGCAGGCCCTCGGCGGGCATCAGCCCGCTCCACAGGCCCGAGCAGTGTGCGCAGCCGCGTGCGTGCCGGGCGGTGCGCTTGCGCCACAACGCCGAGGGCCGGCCGTCCCAGCCCGCGAG
The sequence above is a segment of the Streptomyces asoensis genome. Coding sequences within it:
- a CDS encoding sigma-70 family RNA polymerase sigma factor, whose translation is MSTRHTVEAVALVTAARAGDQAAQDALVGAYLPLVYNIVGRALNGSVDVDDVVQDTMLRALDSLGSLRDPASFRSWLVAIAMNQVRAHWNRQQPVQGGIEEADDVADPGADFVDLTIVQLQLSGQRQETARATRWLEPDDRGLLSLWWLECAGELTRAEIAAALDLTPEHTAVRVQRMKAQLEAARVVVRALDSRPQCPELRGALAGWDGRPSALWRKRTARHARGCAHCSGLWSGLMPAEGLLAGLALVAASSALLARTNSAADTIAVVGSASPLAGDEDLGGSVPALNHRATKDRTTSRTDARRRRRTRRRAVGGAVVAACVAGGGLYYFGTQPDGGTGESTAVQPANDALASDHPTPDSARSSSPSPSPSPTASASKSPSASASPTPRPSRTAVAAAPAKSTEPKRTASETPTVQAGSSDLSTQVIALVNKERATAGCGPLTEDSLLRDAAQGHSDDMAARDFFDHTNPDGADPGRRITAAGYRWSTYGENIAKGQQTAASVMTSWMNSEGHRANILNCSFKNIGVGIHDGSGGPWWTQNFGAKL